The following proteins come from a genomic window of Plectropomus leopardus isolate mb chromosome 11, YSFRI_Pleo_2.0, whole genome shotgun sequence:
- the mgat4c gene encoding alpha-1,3-mannosyl-glycoprotein 4-beta-N-acetylglucosaminyltransferase C: protein MQAFLTAHLCSISVQLLNKSKDISKFQPSEVYPSESLYSMRLVWKSLDKMRCLRKRSTIPFLGFLITFLLFLNLYIEDGYVLEGDKRQLRETSVHPSSSERYVHTFRDLSNFSGTINVTYRYLAGTPLNRKKYLTIGLSSVKRKRGNYLLETIKSIFDQSSYEELKEIVVVVHLADFDLVWCENLVQEITRKFAHHIIAGRLLVIQAPEEYYPSLDGLKRNYNDPEDRVRFRSKQNVDYAFLLNFCTNLSHFYMMLEDDVRCSRNFLTALKKVITSREGSYWVMLEFSKLGYIGKLYHSRDLPRLAHFLLMFYQEMPCDWLLIHFRGLLAQKDVIRFKPSLFQHMGYYSSYKGAENKLKDDDFEEDSIDIPDNPPASLYTNINVFENYDATKAYSTVDEYFWGKPPSTGDFFVIVFNKSTKISKIKIATGSDDRQNDILHHGALEVGEKLVGTKKGKQCSSYITLGEFKNGNIEVQDVDHKIAFDIECVRIVVTASQKEWLIIRSISLWTTQPPSQ, encoded by the exons ATCCCAGTGAGAGCTTGTACAGCATGAGGCTAGTGTGGAAATCCCTGGACAAGATGAGGTGTCTGAGGAAACGCTCCACCATTCCCTTCCTGGGCTTCCTCATaaccttcctcctcttcctgaaCCTCTACATTGAAGACGGCTACGTCCTG GAAGGAGATAAAAGGCAGCTTAGGGAAACATCGGTTCACCCTTCGAGCTCAGAACGATACGTTCACACCTTCAGAGATCTGAGTAATTTCTCTGGAACCATTAATGTCACCTATCGTTATCTTGCTGGAACTCCTCTGAACCGCAAGA AGTATCTCACCATTGGACTGTCTtcagtcaaaagaaaaagaggaaactaCCTCCTGGAGACAATCAAATCCATCTTTGATCAGTCCAGTTATGAGGAACTCAAAGAGATTGTGGTTGTGGTCCACCTTGCGGACTTTGACCTGGTCTGGTGTGAGAACCTGGTGCAGGAAATCACCAGGAAGTTTGCCCACCACATCATAGCCGGACGCCTCCTGGTGATCCAGGCCCCAGAGGAGTACTATCCATCTCTGGACGGGTTAAAAAGGAACTACAATGACCCGGAGGACAGGGTCCGTTTTCGCTCCAAGCAGAACGTGGACTACGCTTTCCTCCTCAACTTCTGCACGAACCTCTCTCACTTCTACATGATGTTAGAGGACGACGTGCGCTGCTCCAGGAACTTCCTGACGGCGCTCAAGAAGGTGATCACCTCCAGAGAGGGTTCGTACTGGGTGATGCTGGAGTTCTCCAAGCTGGGCTACATCGGGAAGCTGTACCATTCCAGAGACCTGCCGCGTCTGGCTCATTTCCTCCTCATGTTCTACCAGGAAATGCCCTGCGACTGGCTCCTCATCCACTTCAGGGGTCTGCTGGCCCAGAAAGACGTGATCCGCTTCAAGCCCTCACTGTTCCAGCACATGGGCTACTACTCCTCTTACAAAGGAGCGGAGAACAAGTTGAAGGACGACGATTTTGAGGAAGACTCCATAGACATTCCCGACAACCCTCCTGCCAGCCTTTACACAAACATCAACGTCTTTGAAAACTATGACGCCACCAAGGCTTACAGCACTGTTGATGAATATTTCTGGGGGAAGCCCCCTTCCACAGGGGACTTCTTTGTCATAGTCTTTAATAAATCTactaaaattagtaaaattaagATTGCTACTGGTTCTGACGACCGTCAGAATGACATTCTTCACCACGGAGCTCTGGAGGTAGGAGAGAAACTAGTTGGGactaaaaaaggcaaacagtgTTCCTCTTATATCACATTAGGGGAGTTTAAAAATGGCAACATAGAGGTTCAAGACGTAGACCACAAAATTGCCTTTGACATTGAGTGTGTTCGCATCGTGGTGACGGCCAGTCAGAAAGAATGGCTCATTATTAGAAGTATAAGTTTATGGACTACACAACCCCCCAGCCAATGA